In Synechococcus sp. KORDI-100, a single window of DNA contains:
- the grrA gene encoding GrrA/OscA1 family cyclophane-containing rSAM-modified RiPP, which yields MKRSLIAFQALLASSAVLCQTVEASSTYSTPEQLNGQAKANSIEARIEAVRNTDWSSLLQDPEIEGELIAKSKWKNGKGKKFGNSYGKGKWGNGKSGSKWGNSRPTWGNGGYSGGWRNGGGGWKNGGGGFVNW from the coding sequence ATGAAGCGTTCACTGATTGCCTTCCAAGCACTGCTGGCCTCCAGCGCCGTGCTCTGCCAGACCGTTGAAGCCAGCTCCACCTACAGCACACCTGAGCAGCTGAACGGGCAGGCCAAAGCCAACAGCATCGAAGCCCGGATCGAAGCGGTGCGGAACACCGACTGGAGCAGCCTGCTCCAGGATCCTGAGATCGAAGGCGAGTTGATCGCCAAGAGCAAGTGGAAGAACGGCAAAGGCAAGAAATTCGGCAACAGCTACGGCAAAGGCAAGTGGGGCAACGGCAAGAGCGGCAGCAAGTGGGGTAACAGCCGGCCCACCTGGGGCAACGGTGGTTACAGCGGTGGCTGGCGCAACGGTGGCGGAGGCTGGAAGAACGGCGGCGGCGGATTCGTGAACTGGTGA
- the grrP gene encoding extracellular substrate binding-like orphan protein GrrP, whose protein sequence is MRAFLAPAAALLALAAPVAFSPQAFAQSNTLKAVIFEDAKPLYQKTETGYEGFGVDVLEQIRMQANRSTVTYRLASSVEDGVGAVISGEADIACGVAFNWDRSTKVTYSLPFSVGGTRLLMAFDTAIDGTPESLVGETIGVVKDSQSAKVLSGVVPGATLLSFDTPEEALEAFYSGEVSILGGGTLWLAANSRIDKTALLPFRPYGRSGISCIVKQNNGKLLSSTNIALGQMMQAYMDGDAGTREMINRWIGPGSDVGLSQETIRSLYGLILSITAELNTAATPGI, encoded by the coding sequence ATGCGTGCATTTCTGGCTCCAGCGGCAGCCCTGCTTGCCCTGGCCGCCCCGGTTGCCTTCTCCCCACAAGCTTTCGCGCAAAGCAACACGCTCAAGGCTGTGATCTTTGAGGACGCGAAGCCGCTCTATCAGAAAACGGAGACGGGCTACGAAGGATTCGGGGTTGATGTTCTCGAACAGATCAGGATGCAGGCCAATCGCAGCACGGTGACGTACCGGCTGGCGTCGTCAGTCGAAGACGGCGTGGGCGCTGTGATCTCTGGTGAAGCCGACATCGCCTGTGGCGTGGCCTTCAACTGGGACCGCTCCACCAAGGTCACCTACAGCCTTCCCTTCAGCGTCGGCGGCACCCGACTGCTGATGGCTTTCGATACCGCCATCGATGGCACCCCAGAGTCGCTGGTCGGTGAAACCATCGGCGTGGTGAAGGACTCCCAGTCCGCCAAGGTGCTGAGTGGCGTGGTTCCCGGCGCAACGCTGTTGAGCTTTGACACCCCAGAGGAAGCATTAGAAGCGTTCTACTCCGGTGAAGTCTCAATTCTGGGGGGAGGAACCCTCTGGCTCGCCGCCAACAGCCGGATTGATAAAACGGCTCTGCTGCCCTTCCGTCCCTACGGCCGCTCCGGCATCAGCTGCATCGTCAAACAGAACAACGGCAAGCTGCTCTCCTCCACCAACATTGCCCTAGGCCAGATGATGCAGGCCTATATGGACGGTGATGCCGGCACGAGAGAAATGATCAATCGCTGGATTGGTCCTGGCAGCGATGTGGGACTGAGCCAAGAGACGATTCGCTCTCTGTACGGACTGATCCTCAGCATTACCGCAGAACTCAACACCGCAGCGACACCAGGGATCTGA
- the nusA gene encoding transcription termination factor NusA — MALVLLPGLSNLIDDISDEKKLPPQVVEAALREALLKGYERYRRTLYIGISEDPFDEEYFSNFDVGLDLDEEGYRVLASKIIVDEVESEDHQIAIAEVMQVAEDAQVGDTVVLDVTPEKDDFGRMAAATTKQVLAQKLRDQQRRMIQEEFADLEDPVLTARVIRFERQSVIMAVSSGLGRPEVEAELPRRDQLPNDNYRANATFKVFLKEVSEVPRRGPQLFVSRSNAGLVVYLFENEVPEIQEGSVRIVAVAREANPPSRSVGPRTKVAVDSIEREVDPVGACIGARGSRIQQVVNELRGEKIDVIRWSPDPGQYIANSLSPARVEMVRLVDPVGQHAHVLVPPDQLSLAIGREGQNVRLAARLTGWKIDIKNSTEYDQAAEDAVVAELIAQREQEEALQQEAEERLAAEQAARAEEDARLRELYPLPEDDEDYLEEQEAYAEQPAEGEAFDAPAGDAQAYAEQSTDDQPVEAEEQEVQPENDPHGAR; from the coding sequence ATGGCTCTCGTCCTTCTTCCCGGTCTCAGCAATCTGATCGACGACATCAGCGATGAGAAAAAACTGCCGCCGCAGGTGGTGGAGGCGGCCCTGCGCGAAGCGCTGCTGAAGGGCTATGAGCGATACCGACGCACCTTGTACATCGGGATCAGTGAAGACCCCTTTGATGAGGAATACTTCAGCAACTTCGACGTCGGCCTGGATCTCGATGAGGAGGGATACAGGGTTCTGGCCAGCAAGATCATCGTGGATGAGGTCGAAAGCGAAGACCACCAGATCGCCATCGCTGAAGTGATGCAGGTGGCCGAAGACGCCCAGGTGGGAGACACCGTTGTCCTGGATGTCACTCCGGAGAAGGACGACTTCGGACGAATGGCGGCAGCCACCACCAAACAGGTGCTGGCGCAGAAACTGCGTGACCAGCAGCGTCGGATGATCCAGGAGGAATTCGCCGACCTCGAAGATCCCGTCCTGACCGCCAGGGTGATTCGTTTCGAACGCCAGAGCGTGATCATGGCCGTCAGTTCCGGACTGGGTCGACCGGAGGTGGAAGCCGAACTCCCCCGCCGCGACCAGCTGCCCAACGACAACTACCGGGCCAACGCCACCTTCAAGGTGTTCCTCAAGGAGGTGAGTGAAGTCCCCCGGCGCGGACCCCAGCTTTTTGTCAGCCGATCCAATGCCGGTCTTGTGGTTTATCTCTTTGAGAACGAGGTGCCGGAGATCCAGGAAGGATCAGTCCGCATCGTCGCCGTTGCGCGGGAAGCCAACCCACCCTCGCGTTCCGTGGGCCCCCGGACCAAAGTGGCCGTCGACAGCATCGAGCGGGAGGTGGATCCCGTCGGCGCCTGCATCGGAGCTCGCGGCTCACGAATCCAGCAGGTCGTGAATGAGTTGCGCGGCGAGAAAATCGACGTGATCCGCTGGTCACCCGATCCCGGTCAGTACATCGCCAACTCACTGAGTCCAGCCCGGGTCGAGATGGTGCGACTTGTGGATCCCGTTGGTCAGCATGCCCATGTGCTGGTTCCCCCCGATCAACTGAGCCTGGCGATCGGCCGGGAGGGTCAGAACGTACGGCTCGCGGCACGTCTGACCGGCTGGAAAATCGACATCAAGAATTCAACTGAATACGACCAGGCTGCCGAAGACGCCGTCGTGGCTGAACTGATTGCCCAGCGGGAGCAGGAAGAAGCCCTGCAGCAGGAGGCCGAGGAACGCCTGGCTGCCGAACAGGCGGCACGGGCTGAGGAGGATGCCCGCCTGCGCGAGCTGTATCCCCTTCCTGAAGATGACGAGGATTACCTCGAAGAGCAGGAGGCCTATGCCGAACAGCCTGCAGAGGGAGAAGCGTTCGACGCGCCCGCAGGCGACGCTCAGGCGTATGCGGAACAGAGCACAGATGACCAGCCTGTTGAAGCTGAAGAGCAGGAGGTGCAACCTGAGAACGATCCCCATGGAGCCCGGTGA
- a CDS encoding YlxR family protein: MNDRPILRRCVACRQLLDRRLLWRVVRDHRDGVLLEQGMGRSAYLCPEESCLEDARRRKRLQKALRCQVPETVLSTMQERLSSTTGESAEAD, from the coding sequence GTGAACGATCGACCCATCCTTCGTCGCTGCGTGGCCTGTCGCCAGCTTCTGGACCGCCGCCTGCTCTGGCGGGTGGTCCGCGACCACAGGGATGGGGTTCTCCTTGAGCAGGGCATGGGTCGTTCGGCCTATCTCTGCCCCGAGGAGAGTTGTCTTGAAGACGCTCGTCGACGGAAACGTCTGCAGAAGGCCCTGCGTTGCCAGGTGCCCGAAACGGTCCTCTCGACGATGCAGGAGCGGCTCAGTTCAACGACTGGAGAATCCGCTGAGGCAGACTGA
- the rimP gene encoding ribosome maturation factor RimP: protein MPHPLLPELETLSTQVASTQAYELCGIQLLTHMSPMTLEVQIRHSSGADVSLDDCAQFSGVLGAALETSELLNEAYVLEISSPGIGEQLATDRDFQTFRGFPVEVTHRDLDDAENRFDGLLLERDDESLQINIRGRIKRIPRNQVIGVRLTSPGA from the coding sequence TTGCCGCATCCTCTCCTGCCAGAGCTTGAGACGCTGTCCACCCAGGTGGCGTCAACCCAGGCTTACGAGCTGTGCGGTATCCAACTGCTCACGCACATGAGCCCAATGACGCTGGAAGTGCAGATCCGACACAGCAGCGGTGCTGATGTGAGCCTGGACGACTGCGCCCAGTTCAGCGGAGTGTTGGGAGCGGCTCTGGAGACTTCAGAGCTCCTGAACGAGGCCTACGTGCTGGAAATCAGCAGTCCAGGGATCGGTGAACAGCTCGCCACAGACAGAGACTTCCAAACCTTCCGTGGGTTTCCTGTGGAGGTCACCCATCGTGATCTCGACGATGCCGAGAATCGTTTTGATGGGTTGCTGCTCGAGCGCGACGACGAAAGTCTGCAGATCAATATCCGCGGACGCATCAAGCGCATCCCTCGCAACCAGGTCATCGGCGTTCGGCTCACAAGTCCCGGCGCTTAA
- the grrM gene encoding cyclophane-forming radical SAM/SPASM peptide maturase GrrM/OscB: protein MVIVSSNVSSNGRPDLNRFGPIGLVVVQSTSLCNLDCSYCYLPDRQKKRVFDLDMLPLLVSRILESPYAGPEFSLVWHAGEPLTLPTSWYDEATTILQRSLKEHGAEELEFTQHVQTNATLINDAWCDCFRRNRIVVGISVDGPEDIHDAHRRFRNGRGSHAMAMKGIEALHRNDLPFHCISVVTSDAMEQPERMYRFFRDNGINDVGFNVEEQEGINTSSSMQGSAMEENYRDFLRAFWRLSEQDGYPVVLREFEQVISLIQGNARMTQNELNRPFSILSVDWEGNFSTFDPELLSVASDRYGSFNLGNLKDLSLVESTHTEQFRRLMADMTSGVDTCQKGCEYFGLCGGGNGSNKFWEHGTLASSETNACRFGTQIPVQVLLERFEEGPPLPQPTVKQAV, encoded by the coding sequence CTGGTGATCGTTTCTTCCAACGTCTCCTCCAACGGCAGGCCCGACCTCAACCGGTTCGGGCCCATCGGCCTCGTGGTTGTGCAGTCGACCTCGCTGTGCAACCTCGATTGTTCCTACTGCTACCTGCCTGATCGACAGAAGAAGCGGGTTTTTGATCTGGACATGCTGCCCCTCTTGGTGAGCCGCATTCTGGAAAGCCCCTATGCCGGTCCGGAATTTTCTCTGGTGTGGCATGCCGGAGAGCCGCTCACCCTGCCGACGAGCTGGTACGACGAAGCCACGACGATCCTGCAGCGCAGCCTGAAGGAACACGGTGCCGAGGAGCTGGAGTTCACCCAGCACGTGCAGACCAACGCCACCCTGATCAACGACGCCTGGTGCGACTGCTTCCGGCGCAACCGCATCGTGGTGGGTATCAGCGTTGATGGACCCGAGGACATTCACGACGCACACCGGCGCTTCCGTAATGGACGTGGATCTCACGCCATGGCGATGAAGGGGATTGAGGCCCTGCATCGCAACGATCTGCCCTTCCACTGCATCTCAGTGGTGACGTCCGATGCCATGGAGCAACCGGAGCGGATGTACCGCTTCTTCCGCGACAACGGCATCAACGATGTGGGCTTCAACGTTGAGGAGCAGGAGGGGATCAACACCAGCTCCTCGATGCAGGGCTCAGCGATGGAGGAGAACTATCGCGACTTCCTGCGGGCCTTCTGGCGCCTCAGTGAGCAGGACGGCTACCCCGTGGTGCTGCGTGAATTCGAGCAGGTGATCAGCCTGATTCAAGGCAACGCTCGGATGACCCAGAACGAGCTGAATCGCCCGTTCTCAATCCTCAGCGTGGATTGGGAGGGAAATTTCTCCACCTTCGACCCTGAGCTGTTGTCGGTGGCCAGCGACCGCTATGGCAGCTTCAACCTCGGCAATCTGAAGGATCTGTCGTTGGTGGAGTCCACCCACACCGAACAGTTCCGTCGGCTGATGGCCGACATGACCAGCGGCGTGGACACCTGCCAAAAAGGCTGTGAGTACTTCGGCCTCTGCGGTGGTGGCAACGGCAGCAACAAATTCTGGGAACACGGCACCCTTGCCTCCAGCGAAACAAACGCCTGTCGATTCGGCACCCAGATCCCTGTTCAAGTCCTGCTTGAGCGCTTTGAAGAAGGTCCGCCTCTTCCACAACCAACTGTCAAACAAGCTGTTTGA